Proteins from one Gossypium raimondii isolate GPD5lz chromosome 8, ASM2569854v1, whole genome shotgun sequence genomic window:
- the LOC105792078 gene encoding bifunctional adenosine 5'-phosphosulfate phosphorylase/adenylylsulfatase HINT4 isoform X3 → MAKAISPCIFCQIARSSNSTPLLHSVRSLDDKVVAFKDINPSAFRHYLIIPVEHIPTVNDLQRRNEDYTLVSHMINVGETLLRRDAPQSNQYRFGFHQPPFNSVDHLHLHCFALPFIPRHLEQQD, encoded by the exons ATGGCGAAAGCGATCTCGCCATGCATCTTCTGTCAAATTGCTCGAAGTTCCAACTCCACTCCCCTCCTTCATTCTGTTCGTTCCTTG GATGATAAGGTCGTTGCATTTAAAGATATCAACCCTTCTGCCTTCAG GCATTACTTGATAATCCCTGTGGAGCACATTCCGACAGTCAATGATCTTCAAAGAAGAAATGAGGATTACACTTTGG TAAGCCATATGATAAATGTGGGGGAAACGCTGTTACGCCGAGATGCACCTCAGTCAAATCAATACAG ATTTGGTTTTCATCAGCCTCCATTTAATAGTGTTGACCATCTCCACCTCCATTGTTTCGCTCTTCCCTTCATACCTAG GCATCTTGAGCAACAAGATTGA
- the LOC105792078 gene encoding bifunctional adenosine 5'-phosphosulfate phosphorylase/adenylylsulfatase HINT4 isoform X1, with product MAKAISPCIFCQIARSSNSTPLLHSVRSLDDKVVAFKDINPSAFRHYLIIPVEHIPTVNDLQRRNEDYTLVSHMINVGETLLRRDAPQSNQYRFGFHQPPFNSVDHLHLHCFALPFIPRWKQLKYMSLGPLGGFIEAEKLLEKIKPLSPIPP from the exons ATGGCGAAAGCGATCTCGCCATGCATCTTCTGTCAAATTGCTCGAAGTTCCAACTCCACTCCCCTCCTTCATTCTGTTCGTTCCTTG GATGATAAGGTCGTTGCATTTAAAGATATCAACCCTTCTGCCTTCAG GCATTACTTGATAATCCCTGTGGAGCACATTCCGACAGTCAATGATCTTCAAAGAAGAAATGAGGATTACACTTTGG TAAGCCATATGATAAATGTGGGGGAAACGCTGTTACGCCGAGATGCACCTCAGTCAAATCAATACAG ATTTGGTTTTCATCAGCCTCCATTTAATAGTGTTGACCATCTCCACCTCCATTGTTTCGCTCTTCCCTTCATACCTAG ATggaaacaattaaaatatatgtctTTGGGACCACTTGGTGGGTTTATTGAGGCTGAGAAGTTGTTGGAGAAGATAAAACCTTTGTCACCAATCCCTCCATAG
- the LOC105792078 gene encoding bifunctional adenosine 5'-phosphosulfate phosphorylase/adenylylsulfatase HINT4 isoform X2, whose translation MAKAISPCIFCQIARSSNSTPLLHSDDKVVAFKDINPSAFRHYLIIPVEHIPTVNDLQRRNEDYTLVSHMINVGETLLRRDAPQSNQYRFGFHQPPFNSVDHLHLHCFALPFIPRWKQLKYMSLGPLGGFIEAEKLLEKIKPLSPIPP comes from the exons ATGGCGAAAGCGATCTCGCCATGCATCTTCTGTCAAATTGCTCGAAGTTCCAACTCCACTCCCCTCCTTCATTCT GATGATAAGGTCGTTGCATTTAAAGATATCAACCCTTCTGCCTTCAG GCATTACTTGATAATCCCTGTGGAGCACATTCCGACAGTCAATGATCTTCAAAGAAGAAATGAGGATTACACTTTGG TAAGCCATATGATAAATGTGGGGGAAACGCTGTTACGCCGAGATGCACCTCAGTCAAATCAATACAG ATTTGGTTTTCATCAGCCTCCATTTAATAGTGTTGACCATCTCCACCTCCATTGTTTCGCTCTTCCCTTCATACCTAG ATggaaacaattaaaatatatgtctTTGGGACCACTTGGTGGGTTTATTGAGGCTGAGAAGTTGTTGGAGAAGATAAAACCTTTGTCACCAATCCCTCCATAG
- the LOC105792076 gene encoding probable aspartyl protease At4g16563 gives MATCVCLLYLFLFPTCWLTVSMSETLLLPLNHAFSKTHFTTPHHLLKTTSARSAARFRHRHKQVPLPLSSGSDYTLSFTLGSPPSPTISLYLDTGSDVVWLPCSPFECILCESKAPPLSPPLNLSASATAVPCKSSACSAAHSSLPSSDLCAMARCPLDAIETSDCNSFPCPPFYYAYGDGSLIARLYKDSLTLPNSLSIQNFTFGCAHTTLAEPVGVAGFGFGRLSLPAQLSSVSPQLGNRFSYCLVSHSFDSDKVRRPSPLILGRNEEKEKQFGNEVVEFVYTDMLHNPKHPYFYSVGLEGISVGKRNIPAPENLKKVDRRGSGGMVVDSGTTFTMLPSNLYDSVVNEFDHRVGRFNERASAVEETTGLGPCYYYDQVAKVPVISLHFVGNGSRVLLPRRNYFYEFLDGGDGIGKKRNVGCLMLMNGGDEEELSGGPGATLGNYQQQGFEVVYDLEKRKIGFARRKCSSLWDSFKN, from the coding sequence ATGGCAACTTGTGTTTGTCTGCTATACTTGTTTCTCTTTCCCACATGCTGGCTTACGGTTTCAATGTCAGAAACGCTACTTCTTCCTTTAAATCATGCATTCTCCAAAACCCATTTCACTACCCCACACCACCTCCTCAAAACCACCTCTGCTCGCTCCGCCGCCCGATTCCGCCACCGTCATAAGCAAGTTCCACTTCCTCTTTCCTCCGGTAGCGACTATACTCTTTCCTTCACTCTCGGCTCCCCTCCTTCCCCGACTATTTCCCTTTACCTTGACACAGGCAGCGACGTTGTTTGGCTTCCTTGTTCTCCATTTGAATGCATCCTCTGCGAATCAAAAGCACCACCACTCTCTCCTCCACTTAACCTTTCCGCCTCAGCCACTGCTGTCCCATGCAAATCCTCCGCCTGCTCAGCTGCTCACTCTTCCCTCCCTTCCTCTGACCTTTGCGCCATGGCACGTTGTCCCCTCGACGCCATCGAAACCTCTGACTGCAACTCCTTCCCTTGCCCTCCTTTCTACTATGCCTACGGTGACGGCAGCTTAATCGCCCGTCTCTATAAAGACTCTTTAACTCTCCCAAACTCTCTCTCTATTCAAAACTTTACTTTTGGTTGTGCCCACACCACCTTGGCTGAACCGGTTGGTGTCGCCGGCTTCGGTTTTGGCCGGCTCTCTTTGCCGGCTCAGCTTTCCTCCGTGTCTCCTCAACTTGGCAACAGATTCTCCTACTGTCTAGTTTCTCATTCGTTCGATTCTGACAAAGTTAGGCGACCAAGTCCACTGATTCTTGGTCGGAAcgaggaaaaagaaaagcagtTTGGTAATGAGGTTGTTGAGTTTGTCTACACCGACATGCTTCACAATCCTAAACATCCTTATTTTTATTCTGTTGGGTTGGAGGGAATCTCTGTCGGGAAGAGGAATATTCCGGCGCCGGAGAATTTGAAGAAGGTTGATAGGAGAGGAAGCGGAGGGATGGTAGTGGATTCAGGAACAACTTTCACGATGTTACCGTCGAATTTATATGACTCAGTGGTGAATGAGTTTGATCACCGAGTCGGACGATTTAACGAGCGGGCGAGTGCGGTAGAAGAGACAACGGGGCTAGGTCCGTGTTATTACTATGACCAGGTAGCCAAAGTGCCTGTAATTAGCTTGCATTTCGTGGGGAATGGATCCCGGGTGTTGTTGCCTAGGAGGAATTACTTTTATGAGTTTTTAGACGGTGGTGATGGGATTGGGAAGAAGAGGAACGTGGGGTGTTTGATGTTGATGAACGGTGGTGATGAAGAGGAGTTGAGTGGTGGACCAGGGGCCACTCTAGGGAATTATCAGCAGCAAGGATTCGAAGTGGTTTATGATTTGGAGAAAAGGAAGATTGGATTTGCAAGGAGAAAGTGCTCTTCTTTGTGGGATAGCTTCAAAAATTAA